A DNA window from Aureibaculum sp. 2308TA14-22 contains the following coding sequences:
- a CDS encoding RagB/SusD family nutrient uptake outer membrane protein → MNTKYFYKKVKGSLLIVMAIFFATSCEEYLQEQPGTLIDSNYIYTTEEGLKSGVVSLYEFNRYRYDTNVQDWMGGVVIPSRSDLTFARTGYTGLIGRYERAVSPIDLGSNFISRLFWKNFYRITNKATDIINAAEVAEGIDEEARNQIIAEAKFFRANSYFYLYRMYNNIYVTTKSVTVDNAFDVIQDKSSKEEIFALLNSDLNFAIEHLNWTDKFGRVTKGTAKHVKAKVAMWEGNWEEAKTQALGVIEDPESPHSLLASTADVFKGDRNHSEQLFVVQSQDDVLGGGSGTMLNANFTTQYFQISGIVADVEQGGRGFSRVLPNRYLLDLLAEDENDTRDDNTYFRLHYFYNDVDKVPAGKNVGDTIEIYKPITEENPNGVQYKNYYKRLHPSTLKYAQEDDDPNSYIQRSNILVYRLAETYLIAAEAIMRSGNGDPLPYINAIRQRAGAADLESVDEQAILDERARELAFEGQRWFTLKRMGQDVINRQMRSYAGDGEYYPAFFGGAKDSRENWKDHYINFAIFQNDLDLFGPNYPQNDGY, encoded by the coding sequence ATGAACACAAAATATTTTTATAAAAAAGTAAAAGGTAGTTTGCTAATTGTAATGGCAATCTTTTTCGCAACATCATGCGAAGAATACCTGCAAGAGCAACCAGGTACGCTCATCGATTCGAATTATATATACACTACCGAAGAAGGGTTAAAATCTGGAGTAGTAAGTTTATATGAATTCAATAGATATCGTTACGATACTAATGTTCAAGATTGGATGGGAGGCGTAGTAATACCCTCTAGAAGTGATTTGACATTTGCTAGAACGGGTTATACAGGCTTGATCGGCAGATACGAAAGAGCTGTATCACCAATAGATTTAGGGTCTAATTTTATTTCAAGATTATTCTGGAAGAACTTCTATAGAATTACAAATAAAGCAACGGACATTATTAACGCAGCTGAGGTTGCTGAAGGTATAGATGAAGAAGCTAGAAATCAAATTATAGCTGAGGCTAAGTTCTTTAGAGCTAACTCTTACTTTTACTTATACAGAATGTACAATAACATTTATGTAACCACAAAATCAGTAACTGTTGATAATGCTTTTGATGTTATTCAAGACAAATCATCTAAAGAGGAAATTTTCGCATTATTAAATAGTGATTTAAACTTTGCTATAGAACATCTAAACTGGACAGATAAATTTGGACGTGTTACTAAAGGTACTGCAAAGCATGTTAAGGCTAAAGTAGCTATGTGGGAAGGTAATTGGGAAGAGGCAAAAACACAGGCGTTAGGTGTAATTGAAGACCCAGAAAGCCCGCACAGTTTGCTTGCATCAACAGCAGATGTGTTTAAAGGAGATAGAAACCATTCAGAACAATTATTTGTGGTTCAATCTCAAGATGATGTATTAGGTGGGGGAAGTGGAACTATGCTCAACGCGAATTTTACAACGCAGTATTTTCAAATATCAGGAATCGTAGCAGATGTTGAGCAAGGCGGTAGAGGTTTTTCTCGTGTTTTACCGAATAGATATTTATTAGATCTTTTAGCTGAAGATGAAAATGATACAAGAGATGACAATACGTATTTTAGATTACACTATTTTTATAATGATGTTGATAAAGTACCAGCAGGTAAAAATGTAGGTGATACCATTGAAATTTACAAACCTATAACTGAGGAAAATCCCAATGGTGTTCAATACAAAAATTATTACAAAAGATTGCACCCATCTACATTAAAATATGCCCAAGAAGATGACGACCCTAACTCTTATATACAGCGTAGCAATATTTTAGTATATAGATTGGCGGAAACGTATCTTATCGCTGCAGAAGCCATAATGAGGTCAGGAAATGGCGATCCTTTACCTTATATTAATGCTATTAGACAAAGAGCAGGTGCTGCTGATTTAGAAAGTGTAGATGAGCAGGCAATTTTAGATGAACGTGCACGCGAATTAGCTTTTGAAGGCCAACGTTGGTTTACCTTAAAAAGAATGGGGCAAGATGTAATTAACCGTCAAATGAGAAGTTATGCTGGTGATGGCGAATATTACCCTGCGTTTTTCGGAGGAGCAAAAGATTCACGTGAAAATTGGAAAGATCATTATATCAATTTTGCAATTTTTCAGAATGATTTAGATTTATTTGGTCCAAATTATCCTCAAAATGATGGTTATTAA
- a CDS encoding DUF4153 domain-containing protein, whose translation MNKNILLLLGSLIFSLLFFKQDVGLNFLLFSLTTITLLGLFNAKRFKNKKVLLAGFLYLIMALFVFIYNSTLSIFTAVIAFFYLLGIISEHKSSVYIQLLNGFFSSIASGFTLYYERLSLETKAVKKKTINYIYWLKMVGIPIIVLLIFVILYRSANPYFNEIINKIDFSFINLQWVLFTIMGYFLLLNISNPIVIENVTEFDLKIGNKLIKERLKPQSDEILKQENQLGTVLIVLLNVLLVFFLITDVIYLSRLTDLNAPELSKTVHEGIYALITSIVFAIIIILYFFRSNLNFYKENKNLKVLTVLWIVLNIILILVTTYKNFIYVSFHGLTYKRIGVFVYLLLSLIGLITTFIKVYATLNFWFLCRRNVSIGFVILLISTTINWDKLITKYNTKYAHNTDYDYLANLSDNNTFLLKNIVENAQDKPSLTAQNKIKNKYDQYCKKLESNNWQELVFDNLKYKK comes from the coding sequence ATGAACAAAAACATTTTATTACTCCTTGGTTCTTTAATTTTTAGTCTATTGTTTTTTAAACAAGATGTCGGACTAAATTTTTTGCTGTTTTCTCTAACTACAATTACATTACTTGGCCTTTTTAATGCCAAAAGGTTCAAAAATAAAAAAGTGCTCTTAGCCGGGTTTTTATACTTAATCATGGCTCTATTCGTGTTTATTTACAATTCAACACTGAGTATTTTTACTGCCGTTATTGCATTCTTTTACCTTTTGGGAATAATTAGTGAACATAAATCTTCAGTTTATATTCAATTGCTAAATGGCTTTTTCTCTTCAATTGCATCTGGTTTTACATTGTACTATGAACGATTATCTCTAGAAACCAAGGCGGTAAAAAAGAAAACCATCAATTATATTTATTGGTTGAAAATGGTTGGAATTCCGATAATTGTACTTTTAATATTTGTGATTTTATACCGTAGTGCCAATCCATATTTTAATGAAATTATCAATAAAATCGATTTCAGCTTTATCAATTTACAATGGGTACTATTTACAATAATGGGGTATTTTTTGCTGCTAAATATCTCAAATCCTATTGTCATTGAAAATGTTACAGAATTCGACCTGAAAATAGGCAACAAACTCATTAAAGAGCGGTTAAAACCTCAGTCCGATGAAATTCTAAAACAAGAAAACCAATTGGGAACGGTCCTGATCGTGCTATTGAATGTGCTACTCGTGTTTTTCTTGATAACCGACGTTATCTATTTATCAAGATTGACGGATTTAAACGCTCCAGAACTTTCTAAAACGGTACATGAAGGTATTTATGCATTAATTACATCAATTGTATTTGCTATAATAATCATACTCTATTTCTTTAGAAGCAATCTTAATTTTTATAAGGAAAATAAAAACTTAAAAGTACTAACGGTACTTTGGATTGTCTTAAACATAATTCTCATTCTTGTTACGACCTATAAAAACTTCATTTATGTTAGCTTCCACGGTTTAACGTATAAAAGAATCGGTGTTTTTGTGTATTTATTATTGTCGCTGATCGGTTTAATAACCACCTTTATTAAAGTATATGCCACATTAAATTTCTGGTTTTTATGCCGAAGAAATGTCAGCATAGGCTTTGTCATACTACTGATTTCAACTACAATTAATTGGGATAAATTAATCACTAAATACAACACCAAATACGCTCATAATACTGATTATGATTATTTGGCAAATCTTTCTGATAATAATACTTTTCTGCTTAAAAACATTGTTGAAAACGCTCAGGATAAACCCTCCTTAACCGCTCAGAATAAAATTAAAAACAAGTACGATCAATACTGTAAAAAATTGGAAAGTAATAATTGGCAAGAATTAGTTTTTGATAATCTAAAATATAAGAAATGA
- a CDS encoding NAD(P)-dependent oxidoreductase codes for MKFALIKERKNPPDRRVVLSPNACQKLVEEFSNAELTVESSAIRVFKDEEYKDFGIEVTEDISDCDVLLGVKEVPIDSLIANKSYFFFSHTIKKQPYNRDLLRAMLDKNITFYDHETITNSNGNRLIGFGYYAGVVGAYNAFRAYGLKFGGMDLPKANDLKNGIELEKELNKIKVPAIKIVVTGKGKVGTGVREILEILKIREVSVNDYLKKEFDEPVYVQLDVLDYNKRKDGKQLDKYDFFENASEYKSTFMRFAKVSDVYIAAHFYGEGAPFIITHRNTKSVNFNIKVIADISCDIDGPVAPTIRPSTIANPVYGYNPETSQEIDFKDDKAIVVMAVDNLPCELPDNASRGFGSMFLKDVIPAFYNNDKDGVLQRAKITEGGKLTKNFKYLQDYVDGKE; via the coding sequence ATGAAATTTGCCCTGATTAAAGAACGTAAAAACCCACCAGACCGCCGTGTAGTATTGTCGCCAAATGCCTGTCAAAAGTTAGTAGAAGAGTTCTCAAATGCTGAGTTAACCGTTGAATCTTCAGCTATTAGAGTTTTTAAAGACGAAGAGTATAAGGATTTTGGGATTGAAGTAACAGAAGATATTTCGGATTGTGATGTGCTGTTGGGCGTAAAAGAAGTTCCTATTGACAGTTTAATAGCTAATAAATCCTATTTTTTCTTTTCGCATACCATTAAAAAGCAACCTTACAACAGAGATTTATTAAGAGCGATGCTCGATAAGAATATCACGTTTTATGACCATGAAACCATTACCAATAGTAACGGTAATAGATTAATAGGTTTTGGCTATTATGCTGGTGTTGTAGGGGCTTACAATGCTTTTAGAGCCTACGGATTAAAATTTGGCGGTATGGACTTGCCCAAAGCCAATGATTTAAAGAACGGTATAGAATTAGAGAAAGAACTGAACAAAATTAAGGTACCAGCAATTAAAATTGTAGTAACAGGTAAGGGTAAGGTAGGTACTGGAGTTCGGGAAATTTTAGAGATATTAAAGATTAGAGAAGTCTCGGTCAATGATTATTTAAAAAAAGAATTTGACGAACCCGTTTACGTTCAATTAGATGTATTAGATTATAATAAGCGAAAAGATGGAAAACAACTTGACAAGTATGATTTTTTCGAAAATGCATCAGAATACAAGTCAACCTTTATGCGTTTCGCCAAGGTAAGTGATGTCTATATTGCTGCACATTTTTACGGAGAAGGAGCACCTTTTATCATCACCCATAGAAACACAAAATCAGTTAATTTTAATATTAAAGTAATTGCAGATATTAGTTGCGATATTGATGGGCCGGTAGCACCAACGATAAGACCCTCTACAATTGCCAACCCTGTTTATGGCTATAATCCGGAAACCAGTCAAGAAATAGATTTTAAAGACGATAAAGCCATTGTGGTTATGGCAGTTGATAATTTGCCCTGCGAGTTGCCCGATAACGCTAGTCGAGGATTTGGATCTATGTTTCTAAAAGATGTGATTCCCGCATTCTATAATAATGATAAGGATGGCGTTTTACAACGAGCTAAAATTACAGAGGGAGGTAAACTGACCAAAAATTTCAAATATTTGCAAGATTATGTGGATGGTAAGGAGTAA
- a CDS encoding endonuclease/exonuclease/phosphatase family protein: MKKILSSLIVLLFFSSVYGQNLKVMTYNIRLDVASDGENAWEHRKEFLTNQVLFFNPDVMGIQEGLPTQVKYIKEKWTDYKMIGHGRDGGDNGEYSAIFYNTNKVKVEKDSTFWLSETPEKHSKSWDAAIERICTYGLFTDLESLEKVWIVNTHLDHVGQQSRVNSMKLIEEHIKIINSENYPVIIMGDLNVEPDNELISNLKQDYVDTKAASKLKFGPTGTFNGFNFNKAVKRRIDYIFVSKSPEIKVKKYAVLSDSKDLKYPSDHLPVFVQLRLK, encoded by the coding sequence ATGAAAAAAATTCTTTCTTCATTAATAGTACTACTATTCTTTTCTTCAGTTTACGGTCAAAACTTAAAAGTGATGACTTATAACATTCGGTTAGATGTAGCCTCTGACGGTGAAAACGCCTGGGAGCATAGAAAAGAGTTTCTAACAAATCAGGTTTTGTTTTTTAATCCTGACGTTATGGGAATTCAAGAAGGGTTACCTACTCAAGTAAAATATATAAAAGAGAAATGGACCGATTACAAAATGATTGGTCATGGTCGAGATGGCGGAGACAATGGAGAATATTCAGCTATTTTTTATAATACAAATAAAGTAAAAGTAGAAAAAGACAGTACGTTTTGGTTATCAGAAACACCAGAAAAGCACTCAAAAAGTTGGGATGCTGCCATAGAAAGAATTTGTACTTATGGATTGTTTACTGATTTAGAGTCGTTGGAGAAAGTATGGATTGTAAACACACATTTAGATCATGTTGGGCAACAATCTAGAGTTAATAGTATGAAGCTCATAGAAGAACATATTAAGATAATAAATTCCGAAAATTATCCGGTTATTATTATGGGAGACCTCAATGTGGAACCGGATAATGAATTAATATCCAATTTAAAACAAGATTATGTTGATACAAAAGCAGCAAGCAAACTTAAATTTGGTCCAACAGGTACGTTTAACGGTTTTAATTTTAATAAAGCTGTAAAAAGAAGAATCGATTATATTTTTGTGTCTAAATCTCCTGAAATCAAAGTCAAAAAATATGCAGTCTTAAGCGATTCCAAAGACTTAAAATATCCATCCGACCATTTGCCTGTTTTTGTACAGCTAAGATTAAAATGA
- a CDS encoding DUF1801 domain-containing protein, whose translation MNPAEKYILDQPEPYRSVLLHLQVIIENTITNVDLKYKYRIPFYYIGNRPFCYLNVNIKEQFVDLGFWNAAHLTVNLEYLTTAKRKTMKSLRYKNLEEIDETILIEILKDAYTVKDKKFYK comes from the coding sequence ATGAATCCAGCTGAAAAATATATTTTAGATCAACCTGAACCTTACCGTTCTGTGTTATTGCATTTACAAGTGATTATTGAGAATACCATTACTAACGTTGATTTAAAGTATAAGTACAGAATCCCTTTTTACTATATAGGTAACCGTCCGTTTTGTTATTTGAACGTTAACATTAAAGAGCAATTTGTAGATCTTGGTTTTTGGAATGCTGCTCACTTGACTGTCAATTTAGAGTATTTAACCACTGCAAAACGGAAGACAATGAAATCTTTACGTTATAAAAACCTTGAAGAAATTGATGAGACTATTTTAATTGAAATACTTAAGGATGCATACACCGTAAAGGATAAAAAATTTTATAAATAA
- a CDS encoding nuclear transport factor 2 family protein, with amino-acid sequence MSTQKVANRLVELMRQGDGMTAINELYADNIVSKEMPGFPGEVTSGKEAVTQKSMEWFNNVQEFHKGEISDPQVAGNHFSCTMNFDVTFKDKGRQQMEEICVYEVNDGKIVNEQFFYAMP; translated from the coding sequence ATGAGTACACAAAAAGTAGCCAATAGATTGGTCGAGCTAATGCGACAGGGCGATGGTATGACCGCGATTAACGAACTTTATGCCGATAACATCGTAAGCAAAGAAATGCCTGGTTTTCCAGGAGAAGTAACTTCAGGTAAAGAAGCCGTTACCCAAAAAAGTATGGAGTGGTTTAACAATGTACAAGAATTTCATAAAGGTGAAATTTCCGATCCGCAAGTGGCAGGAAACCATTTTTCATGCACAATGAATTTTGATGTTACTTTTAAAGATAAAGGCAGACAGCAAATGGAAGAAATTTGTGTTTACGAAGTTAATGATGGCAAAATTGTTAATGAACAATTTTTTTATGCCATGCCTTAG
- a CDS encoding DUF1361 domain-containing protein yields MKTSSHKKLQLLLLLFSGYCLALVIFRGWFTSSYFYLFLVWNLILAYIPYCITNTIKKVKLKTISFVLVFIVWLLFLPNASYIITDIFHLKQRANVPIWFDLLLIFSFALNGLLLFYLSVYDMHKHLLTKVSLKLTWFITISTLLLSGFGIYLGRFLRWNSWDIISNPKLLLIDIIDRIVNPLSHPATWGVTFGYGILFLFGFLLLKLIRADNKEVDIIKKQ; encoded by the coding sequence ATGAAAACTAGTTCTCATAAAAAATTACAACTGTTGCTGTTGCTATTCTCAGGTTATTGCCTAGCTCTAGTAATCTTTCGTGGATGGTTTACGTCATCCTACTTTTATCTATTCTTAGTGTGGAATTTGATTTTGGCCTATATCCCTTATTGTATTACTAACACAATTAAAAAGGTAAAATTAAAAACAATCAGCTTTGTACTAGTCTTTATAGTTTGGCTGTTGTTTTTACCAAATGCCTCTTATATTATTACTGATATTTTTCACCTGAAGCAACGAGCAAATGTGCCAATATGGTTTGACCTATTGTTAATATTTTCTTTTGCGTTAAATGGTTTATTGCTGTTCTACCTATCTGTTTATGATATGCATAAACATCTTTTAACTAAGGTCTCCTTAAAATTGACTTGGTTTATAACTATTTCCACACTATTACTTTCGGGATTTGGCATTTATTTGGGTAGGTTTTTAAGATGGAATAGCTGGGACATTATTTCAAACCCAAAATTACTGTTAATAGATATTATTGATAGAATCGTTAACCCGCTATCACATCCCGCCACATGGGGCGTAACGTTTGGATATGGAATACTATTTTTATTCGGATTTTTATTGTTAAAATTAATACGAGCAGATAATAAAGAAGTTGATATAATAAAAAAGCAATGA
- a CDS encoding DUF3820 family protein: MQDKQFLIDLAHTKMPYGKFKGRDLIDLPENYIVWYHTKGFPKGKLGMMLGLVYELKLNGLEHLVREIKRREE, translated from the coding sequence ATGCAAGACAAACAATTTCTCATAGACTTAGCCCATACCAAAATGCCCTATGGTAAATTTAAAGGCAGAGATCTTATCGATTTACCAGAAAATTATATCGTATGGTACCATACTAAAGGCTTCCCAAAAGGTAAACTGGGCATGATGTTGGGCTTGGTGTATGAACTAAAACTAAACGGTTTGGAGCATTTGGTTAGAGAGATTAAAAGACGAGAAGAATAA
- a CDS encoding sulfatase family protein, with protein MKKIAFLLIILTSVFACKKADKEVQVEQKPNVLLIVVDDQGYADFEPFENHDAAISTPNMKRLAESGTIFTQAYTTAPVCSPSRVGMLTGKNQFRWDKPASWGPGLPDSVKTIAEYLKGAGYATARIGKNDLGRNFHRNDVREYPLKHGYDEFLGFSAHAHDYWLLSKDIKDRTPDPSGTSAVLGPLMHNNGEKSYDEGYLTDILTDEAINYISKRKENPFFLTLSYSAVHHLIHEVPQKYLDKYDVRPIPNYDPDSLLEYGKHKPGSYSAYYDKYSRLGAIQDEDLRKYYLANLNSLDDNIGKVLDALKAENLEKETIVIFISDNGGSPLTGANNSPLTGGKYSLWEGGIRVPMAIRFPGKIEANAKETQYVSALDIMPTVLNYIGVKTNDNTIDGINLMKPQKDRLLVWKWQKTWAVRKGDWKLTNSNENHWKSRPYNQYIKPIANNFELKLFNITNDPGERINLAEKHPEMVKELEKEYQDWCANNIGKF; from the coding sequence ATGAAAAAAATAGCCTTTTTATTAATTATACTAACGAGCGTATTTGCTTGTAAAAAAGCTGATAAAGAAGTTCAAGTAGAGCAAAAACCCAATGTACTGTTAATTGTTGTTGACGACCAAGGTTATGCTGATTTTGAACCTTTTGAAAATCACGATGCGGCTATTAGTACTCCAAATATGAAAAGACTGGCAGAATCAGGCACCATTTTTACCCAAGCCTATACTACTGCACCAGTTTGTAGTCCTTCTAGGGTAGGTATGTTAACAGGTAAAAATCAATTTAGATGGGATAAACCCGCAAGTTGGGGTCCTGGTTTGCCCGATTCGGTAAAAACCATAGCCGAATATTTAAAAGGTGCAGGCTATGCAACGGCTAGAATTGGTAAAAACGACCTCGGAAGAAACTTTCACAGAAATGATGTTAGGGAATACCCTTTAAAACATGGTTATGATGAATTTTTAGGTTTTAGTGCTCACGCACATGATTATTGGCTGCTTTCTAAGGACATTAAAGATAGAACACCAGACCCAAGCGGCACAAGTGCAGTATTAGGGCCTTTAATGCACAACAACGGAGAAAAAAGTTATGATGAAGGCTATTTAACGGATATTTTAACGGATGAAGCAATAAACTACATCAGTAAACGAAAAGAAAATCCGTTTTTTCTTACACTTTCTTACAGTGCAGTACATCATTTAATACATGAAGTGCCTCAAAAATATTTAGATAAATATGATGTAAGACCCATCCCTAATTACGATCCTGATAGTTTATTGGAATACGGAAAGCACAAACCGGGATCGTATTCAGCATATTATGATAAATATTCGCGGTTGGGAGCCATTCAGGATGAAGATTTACGCAAGTATTATTTAGCAAACCTTAATAGTTTAGACGATAATATTGGTAAGGTATTAGACGCATTAAAAGCAGAGAATTTAGAAAAGGAAACTATCGTAATTTTTATTTCTGACAATGGAGGTTCGCCGTTAACAGGTGCTAATAACAGTCCGCTTACCGGAGGTAAATACTCGCTTTGGGAAGGAGGCATCCGCGTACCAATGGCTATTCGGTTTCCTGGAAAAATTGAGGCTAACGCAAAAGAAACTCAATATGTATCTGCGTTGGACATTATGCCGACGGTATTAAATTATATTGGCGTAAAAACAAATGACAATACCATAGACGGTATAAACTTGATGAAACCACAAAAAGACCGTTTATTGGTGTGGAAATGGCAGAAAACTTGGGCGGTTAGAAAAGGAGACTGGAAGTTGACCAATTCTAACGAAAACCATTGGAAAAGTAGACCTTACAACCAATATATTAAACCCATAGCTAATAATTTTGAACTAAAACTTTTTAACATCACTAACGACCCTGGAGAACGTATTAACCTAGCTGAAAAACACCCTGAAATGGTTAAAGAATTAGAAAAAGAGTATCAAGATTGGTGTGCTAATAATATTGGTAAATTTTAG
- a CDS encoding winged helix-turn-helix domain-containing protein — MKGLIKNINKLFDHRVRLGIMSALMVNETLDFNSLKELLEVTDGNLASHIKALEKANYIKIRKSFIGKKTNTKYNATHLGTLEFKKHLTALERIINNKS; from the coding sequence GTGAAAGGTCTTATAAAAAATATAAACAAACTTTTTGACCATAGGGTTAGGCTTGGTATAATGTCTGCTTTAATGGTTAACGAAACATTGGATTTTAATTCCTTAAAAGAGTTGCTAGAAGTTACTGATGGTAATTTGGCGAGTCATATTAAGGCTTTAGAGAAAGCAAATTATATTAAAATAAGAAAATCGTTTATAGGTAAAAAAACGAACACTAAATATAATGCCACCCATTTAGGAACATTAGAATTTAAAAAACATTTAACCGCTTTAGAGCGTATTATTAATAATAAATCCTAA
- a CDS encoding glycerophosphodiester phosphodiesterase family protein has product MRLLFIILVLTSLIACNNNLKDSIEFSDNVVVAHRGAFKAKELPENSIAALKHAIELGCTGSEFDVHMTADSVPVVYHDADYNGFIIKESTYEALSKFKLSNGEVLPTLRDYLLAGMENNTTTGLVLEIKPTKDKEHNIKMTEKVLALVKQLNAEPYLHSYISFGYDILKKIVELNPTAKTQYLNGSKSPQELKNDGISGLDYHFNVFKKNPHWINEAKELGLTLNAWTVNKQEDLDWLLANEFDYITTNEPELLFERIKESPTNYSYSLVWSDEFNYKGKPDSTKWGYAYGFIANQEEQYYTDSLKNARVENGNLIIETHKETIANKDYNNPELLKKSWMKYAAERKTANYTSARLTTRERASWKYGRIEVRAKLPKGVGMWPAIWMLGENKEEVGWPESGEIDIMEHVGFDSDSIFGTVHTLAYNHNKNTEQGKSTFIDKPYDKFHIFALEWTPEKMDFILNDEVYNTFKNENKTTAEWPFDQKFYLILNVAVGGMLGGQQGIDDSIFPQQMVVDYVRVFQQKK; this is encoded by the coding sequence ATGCGGTTATTATTTATTATATTAGTTCTTACAAGTCTAATAGCGTGTAACAATAATTTGAAAGATAGCATTGAATTTTCGGATAATGTTGTAGTTGCCCATCGAGGTGCGTTTAAAGCCAAAGAGCTTCCAGAAAACTCAATCGCCGCCTTAAAACACGCTATCGAACTGGGCTGTACGGGTTCAGAGTTTGATGTGCACATGACCGCTGATAGTGTTCCCGTGGTTTATCACGATGCCGATTACAACGGTTTTATCATCAAAGAATCTACTTACGAAGCCTTATCTAAATTTAAACTATCCAATGGAGAAGTTTTACCAACGTTAAGAGATTATCTACTTGCGGGAATGGAAAACAATACTACCACAGGTTTGGTTCTTGAAATTAAACCAACAAAAGATAAAGAGCACAATATTAAAATGACTGAGAAAGTACTGGCATTGGTTAAACAACTTAATGCTGAACCTTACCTGCACTCTTATATTAGTTTTGGTTATGACATTCTAAAAAAAATCGTGGAGCTAAATCCGACTGCTAAAACACAATATTTAAATGGTTCTAAATCGCCACAGGAATTAAAGAATGATGGAATAAGCGGATTGGACTATCATTTTAATGTCTTTAAAAAGAATCCACATTGGATAAACGAAGCCAAAGAATTAGGATTAACACTTAATGCTTGGACAGTAAATAAACAAGAAGACTTAGATTGGTTATTGGCCAATGAGTTTGACTATATTACCACCAACGAGCCAGAATTGCTATTTGAAAGAATCAAAGAGAGTCCAACCAATTACAGTTATAGTTTAGTTTGGAGCGATGAGTTTAACTATAAAGGGAAGCCCGATAGCACAAAATGGGGTTATGCTTATGGTTTTATTGCCAACCAAGAGGAACAGTATTATACCGATAGTTTAAAAAACGCGAGGGTAGAAAACGGAAATTTGATAATAGAAACCCATAAAGAAACAATTGCCAACAAAGATTATAACAACCCTGAACTTTTAAAGAAAAGCTGGATGAAGTATGCTGCCGAGCGTAAAACGGCCAATTATACCTCAGCCAGATTAACAACCAGAGAACGTGCATCATGGAAATATGGTCGTATTGAAGTGCGGGCAAAATTACCAAAAGGTGTGGGTATGTGGCCCGCCATTTGGATGTTAGGTGAAAATAAGGAAGAAGTCGGCTGGCCGGAATCTGGTGAAATTGACATTATGGAACACGTTGGTTTTGATAGTGATTCCATTTTTGGAACAGTACATACCCTTGCTTACAATCACAATAAAAATACGGAACAGGGCAAAAGTACTTTTATTGACAAACCCTATGACAAATTCCACATATTTGCATTGGAATGGACACCTGAAAAAATGGATTTTATTCTAAATGATGAGGTTTACAATACCTTTAAAAATGAAAACAAAACCACTGCCGAATGGCCTTTTGATCAGAAGTTTTACTTGATTTTAAATGTCGCTGTGGGAGGCATGTTAGGGGGTCAACAGGGAATAGATGACAGTATTTTTCCACAGCAAATGGTAGTGGATTATGTAAGAGTGTTTCAACAAAAAAAATAA